One genomic window of Arachis stenosperma cultivar V10309 chromosome 10, arast.V10309.gnm1.PFL2, whole genome shotgun sequence includes the following:
- the LOC130957039 gene encoding uncharacterized protein LOC130957039 has product MELGDEAWRRQHLPPFLFSLSNVVDNGALATRRGGSSTFLSFSFFSRLCLARQADIRRDGREIQDCLTRQGRVGQINRWWVFGGADGLSYLPPLAANFMSHFKYVEGKRYLINATYSPNKAGYRYMHALREQRSPLWHNMRKLKGKKKFMTIKIDFEKAYDRLKWSFIEKVLEEFGVPDQLKNIILCCVSSISYKILWNGCKTEAFLPTRGIRQGDPMSPYLFVMAMEKLSHLIEENVVRSDWEPMRVGREGPSISHLLFADDLLLFAEASTQQIDNIGRVLDLFCTVSGLKINQAKTTISFSKNVEQSLKDNITNKCNFKETVELGKYLGAMITNGKTQKRDFRGAVERVKKKLSGWKVGCLSFAGRVTLAQSVLTPSLNYDMMHSFIPKGVCQEIERLQRRFIWAENAGERKFHNVGWHILCKPKILGGLGFKSLSVMNEAFMLKAFWRLVGDNNTLWATVLLNKYDKGRQFPAEMKVKGADSQFWKNLKKVKMIFDKNTSFSIGNGKLTRLWDDPWVENEPLHEHLTSNQIAAEIRNMTVFEAMEQNNDWNYPLLKNHLRDIIINKIRAIHPPLQEAGRDRIRWNATQNGEFSVASAYKLLAGHGKPQDQVWNVIWKWRGPQRMRCFLWMTTHQKLMTANRRSKLLEHPPSATDAKESKRPMSTC; this is encoded by the exons ATGGAGCTTGGCGATGAGGCGTGGCGGAGGCAGCACCTTCCTCcgtttctcttttctctctcgAATGTTGTCGACAATGGAGCTTTGGCGACGAGGCGTGGCGGTAGCAGCACCTTCCTcagtttctcttttttctctcgACTGT GCTTGGCTCGCCAGGCCGACATTAGGCGGGACGGGAGAGAAATTCAGGATTGCCTCACTAGGCAGGGCAGAGTGGGCCAGATCAATAGATGGTGGGTTTTTGGTGGTGCAGACGGGCTTTCCTATTTGCCACCCCTAGCCGCGAATTTCATGTCTCATTTCAAATATGTCGAGGGTAAGCGATATCTCATAAATGCTACTTATAGTCCAAACAAGGCAGGGTATCGGTACATGCATGCATTGAGAG AACAAAGATCACCACTGTGGCACAATATGAggaaattaaaagggaaaaagaagTTCATGACTATAAAAATTGACTTCGAAAAGGCGTATGACCGGTTGAAGTGGAGCTTCATTGAAAAGGTTTTGGAGGAGTTTGGAGTTCCAGACcaattgaaaaatattattctCTGTTGTGTGTCTTCTATTTCTTACAAAATCCTGTGGAACGGGTGTAAGACGGAGGCTTTTTTGCCAACTCGAGGAATTAGACAAGGTGATCCGATGTCACCCTATCTCTTTGTTATGGCTATGGAGAAACTCTCTCACTTGATTGAAGAAAATGTTGTGCGAAGCGACTGGGAGCCTATGAGAGTGGGTCGGGAAGGGCCATCAATTTCTCACCTTCTCTTCGCAGACGACCTGTTGCTTTTTGCTGAGGCTTCCACTCAACAAATAGATAATATTGGGAGAGTCCTTGATCTTTTTTGCACTGTGTCAGGATTAAAGATAAATCAAGCAAAAACAACCATATCCTTTTCCAAAAATGTGGAACAAAGCCTGAAGGATAATATCACTAACAAATGCAATTTCAAGGAAACTGTCGAGCTGGGAAAATACCTGGGTGCTATGATTACCAATGGAAAAACGCAGAAAAGAGATTTCAGGGGAGCAGTAGAACGGGTCAAGAAGAAACTCAGTGGGTGGAAAGTAGGTTGCTTGTCTTTCGCTGGTAGAGTTACTCTGGCTCAATCTGTGTTAACTCCCTCTCTGAACTATGATATGATGCATTCCTTTATCCCTAAAGGAGTCTGTCAAGAAATTGAAAGATTGCAAAGAAGGTTCATCTGGGCAGAGAATGCAGGAGAAAGAAAATTTCACAACGTGGGATGGCATATTTTATGCAAACCCAAAATCCTTGGAGGCTTGGGATTCAAATCTCTCTCCGTGATGAATGAAGCCTTCATGCTCAAAGCTTTCTGGAGATTAGTGGGGGATAATAACACTCTTTGGGCAACAGTACTACTGAATAAATATGATAAAGGGAGACAATTTCCTGCTGAGATGAAGGTCAAAGGCGCAGACTCTCAATTCTGGAAAAATCTTAAAAAGGTGAAGATGATCTTTGACAAGAATACAAGCTTTTCAATTGGTAATGGTAAATTGACTCGCCTTTGGGATGATCCTTGGGTAGAAAATGAACCTCTTCATGAGCACCTAACCAGTAATCAGATCGCTGCGGAGATAAGAAACATGACAGTTTttgaagctatggaacaaaacAATGATTGGAACTACCCCCTTCTAAAGAATCATCTCCGGGATATCATCATTAACAAAATTAGAGCTATCCACCCTCCACTTCAAGAAGCAGGCAGAGATCGAATTCGGTGGAATGCAACTCAAAATGGAGAATTTTCTGTTGCGAGTGCTTATAAACTTTTAGCAGGTCATGGGAAACCACAAGACCAAGTGTGGAATGTGATATGGAAGTGGAGAGGACCCCAAAGAATGCGGTGTTTCTTGTGGATGACTACACACCAAAAACTCATGACTGCAAatagaagatcaaaacttttgGAGCACCCCCCTTCTGCCACAGATGCGAAGGAGTCCAAGAGACCCATGAGCACCTGTTAA